AGGCCGCAGGGCTCGTGGGCGAGGTATGGGAGGATTGGGATCTGGAGGCGCAGGGAAGCCCGGCTCCTTTGACCGATGCGCACCGGCAAAGCCTGGAACGGGCCGCGAAGAGGTTGCGCGAAGGCGTTGCCGATCTTGGCAGGCGGTTTCGGCCCGAGGGGGCGCTCACCCTGGCCGGACACGCCCACATCGATCTGGCCTGGTTGTGGCCGCTGGACGAGACCCGGCGCAAGGCAAGGCGCACCTTTTCCAGCGTCCTCTACCTCATGGACCGGCATCCGGAGATGACCTTTGCCCAATCCATGGCGCAGCTGTACGCGTTCGTCGAGGAGGACGACCCCGAGCTCTTCCGGCGCATCCAGGACCGGGTCCGGGAAGGCCGCTGGGAGCCTATTGGCGGCATGTGGGTGGAGCCCGACTGCAACCTGCCCTCCGGCGAGTCTCTCGCCCGTCAGCTTCTGCACGGCCAGCGCTACTTTCAGCGGGCCTTCGGGAGGCGGAGCCGGGTGGCGTGGCTTCCGGACAGCTTCGGTTTCACGGGAGCGTTGCCCCAGCTGCTCGTGCAGGCAGGTATCGACTTCTTCTTCACGACGAAGCTGTACTGGAACGACCGGGACCTCTTCCCTTACGACCTCTACTGGTGGGAGGGGATCGACGGAACCCGGGTACTGGCCCACCTGATCCGCAACGAAAACCAGGGCTACAACGGGAACATTCAGGCCTTCGACCTCAGCAACACCTGGCAAAACTTCCGGGGGAAGGCCCGCCACGGCGAAACGCTGCTCCCCTTTGGCTGGGGCGACGGTGGGGGTGGCCCCACGGAGGAGATGCTCGAGCGCTACGAACGGTTGAAGGATTTCCCTGGCATGCCCCGGAGCCGGATGGGTCGCATCGAGGACTTCTTTGAGCGGATCGACCGTACCCAACCGCTTCCCGTCTGGGTTGGCGAGCAGTACCTGGAATTCCACCGGGGCACCTACACGACCCAGGGCCGGATCAAGCAGGGGGTCAGAAAGGGCGAAGCGAGGCTGTACCAGGCCGAGGCGCTGAGTGCGCTGGCGGCCCGGGCGGAGAGCTCGTTCCCCTACCCTCGGGAGGAACTGACCACCCTGTGGCAGACGCTCCTGCGCAACCAGTTCCACGACATCATGCCCGGCTCCTCGGTGCGGGTCGTGAACGAACAGGCGGAGCGTGAATTGGCAGAGGTCGTGGCACGGGCCACCTCCATCCGGGAGGCTGCCTCCCGGGCGCTTGCGGCGCGCATCCCCGCTTCTCATCCGCAAGCCACGCACAGCCTGGTGGTCTGGAATCTATCCAGCCGGCCGCGGCGCCTCGAGCTGGAGATCGACGCCGGGGCCTTGCCGCCAACGCCCTTCAGGCTCCTCTTGCCTGGCGGTGCTGAAGTGCCCTACCAGCGGAGGAACGACAAGATTCTCGTGGTCGGGGCGCAACAACGGGTGAACGGTGTTGGCTATCTGGCCCTCTCCGTCGTGCCGGCCTCCCCGGCCGGCCACCCTTCCCCGGTGCGAGCGACGGCCAACGAACTGGAGAATGAGCGCCTGAGGGTGAGAGTGGCCCGCGACGGGACGCTGGCCTCCGTTTACGACAAGGAAGCGGGGCGGGAGGTGCTGGCCGGAGGCGGCAACCAGCTCTGGGCCTATTCGGACCGCCCGGCAGAGTTTGAGGCATGGAATCTTGACGAGGAGTATGTGAAGACCGGCCGGCAGTTGACGGCGGTAGAGCCCCCGAAGCTCGTCGAAGCAGGGCCGCTGCAGGCGGCCATCGAGGTGGTCACGCGATGCGGGGGTGCCCGCATCGTGCAGCGGTACGTTCTGCGCGCGGGCTCTCCCCGGCTGGACGTGGAAACGGAGATCGAGTGGACCGGCCGGCGAACGATGCTGAAGGCGGTGTTCCCGGTGGCGGTCCGATCCGAAGCGGTGACGTGCGAAACGGCCTTTGGAGCGGTCTCCAGGCCGACGCACCGGAATACCTCCTGGGACCGGGCCCGGTACGAGATACCGGCGCACCGATGGATTGACCTCAGCGAAGGCGGTTACGGCGTAAGCCTCCTCAATGACGGCCGGTACGGGCACTCGGCGCTGGGGAACATCCTGGGGATCACCCTGCTCCGCTCGCCGATTCACCCCGACCCGTATGCCGACGAGGGGACGCACCGCTTCACCTACTCGCTGTATCCCCACAGGGGGGACTGGCGCAACGGGACCGTGGATGAGGCGGAAGCGTTGAACGCTCCGCTGTGGGCGACGGTGGCCGATCCGAACGGAGATCTCCCGGCGGAGAAGGTATGGTTGTCCGTCGAGGCCGAGCCTGTGCGCCTGAGCGCGATCAAGCTGGCCGAGGAAGGCGAGGAGCTGATCGTTCGGGGCTACGAGGCCTATGGCAGCCGCGGCCGGGCGTTGGTCCGCGGGGAGGGCCCCGCATCCTTCTGCCGCGCGGTTGTGACCAACCTCCTGGAAGAGCCGGTGCGCGAGGTAGACGGTGGCGGGAGCGTTCTCGAGCTGCCGTACCGGCCGTATGAGGTATTCACGCTGAAGTTACGCCGATAGCGGTCGGGAAGAGAAGCATGACCCAGGGCGGCCGAAGGGGCCGGGCGCCGACACCACGAGGTCGCGTTGCAGCTTGCCGGCACGCCCCGCCCGAGCTTCCTGCCATCTTCATCGTATCCACACATTTCCTTCACAAGTTCGATGGAGCGCTGTAGTAGGCCTTAGACCAGATGCCGGCCGATCGGGGGGACAAAAGGGTGGATCTTGGCGCAAACAGACGCTGGAAGGCCGGACGTGCCGTTATCGCTTGGCTTTTGGCCATCGTCTCGACGTTTTGGCTCTTCGGCCCGCTGGCGCGGCTCGAGGCCGCCGCCCCTTCCGCCCAAAC
This window of the Bacillota bacterium genome carries:
- a CDS encoding glycoside hydrolase family 38 C-terminal domain-containing protein translates to MPDGDHPLGAVYRRILELGAWRNLAMETVGRGTFQSPEMAKPVPFGPGDPWPSRAFPVRIALPITIPMTWAGQPVRLHLDVDGEALLCVNGRPLGGLLGPPPAAGRTRIQVYQREYELTGACRGGETFRVEVEAVPRGRFGVPVREPRFRQGFIAVPDLQVRALYEDLLAVWDVAQHMDSAAHGAYRTLLTELLEAALAELDLPAEQTRPYLAGLGRDSQAAGLVGEVWEDWDLEAQGSPAPLTDAHRQSLERAAKRLREGVADLGRRFRPEGALTLAGHAHIDLAWLWPLDETRRKARRTFSSVLYLMDRHPEMTFAQSMAQLYAFVEEDDPELFRRIQDRVREGRWEPIGGMWVEPDCNLPSGESLARQLLHGQRYFQRAFGRRSRVAWLPDSFGFTGALPQLLVQAGIDFFFTTKLYWNDRDLFPYDLYWWEGIDGTRVLAHLIRNENQGYNGNIQAFDLSNTWQNFRGKARHGETLLPFGWGDGGGGPTEEMLERYERLKDFPGMPRSRMGRIEDFFERIDRTQPLPVWVGEQYLEFHRGTYTTQGRIKQGVRKGEARLYQAEALSALAARAESSFPYPREELTTLWQTLLRNQFHDIMPGSSVRVVNEQAERELAEVVARATSIREAASRALAARIPASHPQATHSLVVWNLSSRPRRLELEIDAGALPPTPFRLLLPGGAEVPYQRRNDKILVVGAQQRVNGVGYLALSVVPASPAGHPSPVRATANELENERLRVRVARDGTLASVYDKEAGREVLAGGGNQLWAYSDRPAEFEAWNLDEEYVKTGRQLTAVEPPKLVEAGPLQAAIEVVTRCGGARIVQRYVLRAGSPRLDVETEIEWTGRRTMLKAVFPVAVRSEAVTCETAFGAVSRPTHRNTSWDRARYEIPAHRWIDLSEGGYGVSLLNDGRYGHSALGNILGITLLRSPIHPDPYADEGTHRFTYSLYPHRGDWRNGTVDEAEALNAPLWATVADPNGDLPAEKVWLSVEAEPVRLSAIKLAEEGEELIVRGYEAYGSRGRALVRGEGPASFCRAVVTNLLEEPVREVDGGGSVLELPYRPYEVFTLKLRR